A window of the Rhizobium viscosum genome harbors these coding sequences:
- a CDS encoding type IV secretion system protein has product MYQVFSFVDGQFKTSLENFISSGTSNIASWVTGPLTAALTLHVVLYGYLVLRGAVQEPILEFAFRAMKLAIIVMLVRNASDYQTYVTNIFFDTLPREISQALNSGAVPSASTFDSLLDKGQKCAHEIWSRAAWPVDIVTGVGGMLVIGASFLVAAIGYIVSLYARLALAIVLAIGPIFIALAMFQPTRRFTESWIGQLANFVILQVLVVAIGSLLITCIDTTFTAIEGYSDVLMRPIALCAICIAALYVFYQLPGIASALAAGGASLTYGYGAARDAHESTLAWAASHTARAIGRGTRGLGRRLTPKRTE; this is encoded by the coding sequence ATGTATCAGGTATTCAGCTTTGTGGATGGTCAGTTCAAGACTTCGCTCGAAAACTTCATCTCCTCCGGGACCTCGAACATCGCCAGCTGGGTCACCGGACCACTGACCGCAGCGCTGACGCTCCATGTCGTCCTCTATGGCTATCTCGTGCTGCGCGGCGCCGTCCAGGAACCGATCCTCGAATTCGCCTTCCGGGCGATGAAGCTAGCGATCATCGTCATGCTGGTGCGCAACGCCAGCGACTATCAGACCTATGTCACCAACATATTCTTCGACACGTTGCCGCGCGAAATATCGCAGGCGTTGAACTCCGGCGCCGTGCCCAGCGCCTCCACCTTCGACAGCCTGCTGGATAAGGGCCAGAAATGCGCTCACGAGATATGGTCTCGGGCCGCCTGGCCGGTTGATATCGTGACGGGCGTCGGCGGCATGTTGGTCATCGGCGCGAGCTTCCTTGTCGCGGCGATTGGCTACATCGTCTCGCTCTATGCGCGCTTAGCGCTCGCGATTGTGCTTGCTATCGGACCGATCTTCATCGCGCTCGCCATGTTCCAGCCGACCCGCCGCTTCACCGAATCCTGGATCGGCCAGCTCGCGAACTTCGTCATCCTGCAGGTGTTGGTCGTTGCAATCGGCTCGCTGCTGATCACCTGCATCGACACGACATTCACCGCAATCGAAGGCTACAGCGATGTCCTGATGCGGCCGATCGCGCTCTGCGCAATCTGCATCGCGGCTCTCTACGTCTTTTATCAATTGCCTGGCATCGCCTCGGCGCTCGCCGCAGGCGGCGCATCGCTGACCTACGGCTATGGCGCCGCGCGTGACGCCCACGAAAGCACGCTCGCCTGGGCTGCTTCCCACACGGCCAGGGCGATCGGCCGCGGAACGCGTGGCCTTGGACGTCGACTGACACCAAAGCGGACCGAATGA
- a CDS encoding amino acid ABC transporter ATP-binding protein, with the protein MTAEFLLEVTDLGKSYGHHTVLKNVSFALRRGERIALIGPSGSGKSTCLRAINYLDPPTAGDILLEGRRIGRRKNGRRMSDLELAPQRAEIGMVFQHFHLWPHLSVRANVALQPQKVRGVSRVEASRLAEEMLAKVHLAPKVDEVPQRLSGGQQQRVAIARALAQKPKLLLFDEPTSALDPELVGEVLTVIKELAGEGRAMVLVTHEIAFAREVADRILFMDDGRIVEQGPAKDLLDHPQSPRLKQFLASLSQRGQRDG; encoded by the coding sequence ATGACCGCCGAATTTCTTCTCGAGGTCACCGATCTCGGTAAGTCCTATGGCCATCACACGGTCCTGAAGAACGTCTCCTTCGCCCTGCGGCGTGGCGAACGCATCGCGCTGATCGGGCCAAGTGGATCGGGCAAATCGACGTGCCTGAGAGCCATCAACTATCTCGACCCACCGACTGCCGGTGATATCCTGTTGGAAGGACGCAGGATCGGTCGCCGGAAAAATGGCCGTCGCATGAGCGACCTCGAGCTTGCGCCGCAGCGGGCTGAGATCGGCATGGTGTTTCAGCATTTCCATCTGTGGCCGCATCTGAGCGTGCGTGCCAATGTTGCACTTCAGCCGCAGAAGGTCCGGGGCGTTTCAAGGGTGGAAGCCTCGCGCCTAGCCGAAGAGATGCTCGCCAAGGTGCATCTCGCCCCCAAGGTCGATGAGGTCCCGCAGCGTCTGTCCGGGGGGCAGCAGCAGCGCGTCGCCATCGCCCGCGCACTCGCCCAAAAGCCGAAGCTCCTACTATTCGACGAGCCGACATCGGCACTCGATCCGGAGCTTGTCGGCGAGGTCCTGACCGTAATCAAGGAGCTCGCCGGCGAGGGCAGGGCTATGGTGCTCGTCACTCATGAAATCGCTTTCGCCCGGGAGGTCGCCGACCGCATCCTGTTCATGGATGACGGTCGCATCGTGGAGCAAGGACCGGCGAAGGATCTTCTCGATCACCCGCAATCACCACGCCTCAAGCAGTTCCTGGCAAGTCTCTCGCAGAGGGGGCAACGCGATGGATAA
- a CDS encoding type II toxin-antitoxin system VapB family antitoxin: MSLSIKDPEAHRLAQAISHATGESMTRVVTEALRERFAKIERRKGRASVEELLAIADRAAAHVTPPYVDHADLLYDENGLPK, from the coding sequence ATGAGCCTTAGTATCAAGGACCCGGAAGCCCATCGTCTGGCGCAGGCAATCTCCCACGCCACGGGAGAAAGCATGACGCGCGTTGTTACCGAAGCATTGCGCGAGCGGTTTGCCAAGATCGAACGCCGGAAGGGCCGGGCAAGCGTCGAGGAGCTTCTGGCGATCGCCGATCGCGCCGCAGCACACGTGACCCCCCCCTATGTCGATCACGCCGATCTCCTTTATGACGAGAACGGGCTTCCGAAATGA
- a CDS encoding type II toxin-antitoxin system VapC family toxin yields MIVDTSALVAILYREPEAESFVKVIHDAEVTRISVANYVELSMVVENQLGPDGMRQAEAFFRRAGITVEPVTVEHGELARQAFLDYGKGRHKAGLNFGDCFAYALAKASGEPLLFKGNDFSQTDVQAA; encoded by the coding sequence ATGATCGTCGATACTTCGGCGCTGGTCGCAATCCTTTATCGTGAGCCCGAGGCGGAGAGCTTTGTTAAAGTCATTCACGACGCCGAAGTTACCCGGATCAGCGTCGCCAATTACGTGGAGTTGTCGATGGTGGTGGAAAACCAGCTCGGCCCGGATGGTATGCGCCAGGCCGAGGCCTTCTTTCGGCGCGCCGGCATCACCGTCGAGCCTGTCACGGTCGAACATGGTGAACTCGCCCGACAGGCTTTTCTCGATTACGGTAAAGGCCGTCACAAAGCCGGTCTCAACTTTGGCGACTGCTTTGCCTATGCTCTGGCAAAAGCGTCCGGAGAACCGCTGCTGTTCAAGGGCAACGACTTCTCGCAAACCGATGTTCAGGCGGCTTAA
- a CDS encoding substrate-binding periplasmic protein, with product MQHFIFGLLGGAIGIAVALQPGPSAATDPAYHLAEAGVLSVAITGDMPGLVARDGKLTGYDGDILQIAAERLDLKIKPVPMEWSGAIAAVQTGRVDIIGGNVAWTKQRAETLSLTDPTGYFQNGITSPKEAAWHALKDLENRKVGSMTGFSFLPELRRIKGLELSLYDSSDAALRDLLAGRIEALVGDPPVIDYALAKNPDWGLVNLPFTDNNPDYPLLTGLGRQYVFGLSKDNAALAAALNAEIRDLWTSCTVNAIGQRYGNVSRANYTPSVENFRIGADRPIGWKPPVCGQ from the coding sequence ATGCAGCATTTCATTTTCGGATTGCTTGGTGGCGCCATTGGGATCGCCGTTGCACTGCAACCGGGTCCGTCGGCGGCGACCGACCCGGCCTATCATCTTGCCGAAGCCGGCGTGCTGTCGGTCGCCATTACCGGCGACATGCCGGGCCTGGTGGCACGCGACGGTAAGCTTACCGGTTATGACGGAGATATCCTGCAGATCGCTGCCGAACGGCTCGATCTGAAGATCAAGCCGGTGCCGATGGAATGGTCCGGCGCGATCGCCGCCGTGCAAACCGGCCGCGTCGACATTATCGGCGGCAATGTCGCCTGGACAAAGCAGCGCGCCGAAACGTTGTCCCTGACTGACCCGACCGGTTATTTCCAGAACGGCATCACCTCGCCCAAGGAGGCGGCTTGGCACGCGTTGAAGGATCTGGAAAACCGCAAGGTCGGATCGATGACGGGCTTCTCATTTCTGCCGGAACTCCGGAGGATCAAGGGTCTCGAACTGTCTCTCTACGACAGTTCCGACGCAGCACTGCGCGATCTTCTTGCCGGCCGCATCGAGGCGCTCGTCGGCGACCCTCCGGTCATCGACTACGCGCTTGCCAAGAACCCGGACTGGGGGCTCGTCAACCTGCCCTTCACCGACAACAATCCGGACTATCCACTCCTGACCGGCCTCGGGCGGCAATATGTCTTCGGGCTGTCGAAAGACAACGCGGCGCTCGCGGCAGCGCTGAATGCGGAGATCCGGGACCTCTGGACCTCCTGCACGGTCAACGCGATCGGCCAACGCTACGGCAACGTCAGTCGGGCGAACTATACCCCGTCGGTCGAAAACTTCCGGATTGGCGCCGATCGGCCGATCGGCTGGAAGCCGCCCGTCTGCGGGCAGTAG
- a CDS encoding amino acid ABC transporter permease, protein MDNVFLERIVAALLAGVGVTVEVTVGAMAVAVVIGLGLATVDFLAKARIVHALIRIYVEALRNIPSLTFLFLLYFGLAAVGIRLSSMVAAVLGLGLIGGAVAVDIFRSGLHSVPAGQKEAAASIGLTPFAAFRLIVLPQGLRLSLPSLGNYAVGLVKDTSLVAAIAAPEVMFSARQLVNETFETGLIYGCTALVYLALTTAVAGSLSFAERKLETP, encoded by the coding sequence ATGGATAACGTATTCCTTGAGAGGATCGTCGCCGCGCTGCTCGCTGGCGTGGGTGTGACGGTCGAAGTAACGGTGGGAGCTATGGCCGTGGCCGTTGTTATCGGTCTCGGCCTCGCGACGGTCGACTTCCTGGCGAAAGCCCGCATCGTACATGCGCTGATCCGGATCTATGTCGAGGCTCTTCGCAACATCCCGAGCCTGACATTCCTGTTTCTCCTGTATTTTGGGCTCGCGGCTGTCGGGATCCGGCTGTCCTCCATGGTCGCCGCGGTTCTTGGCCTCGGACTGATCGGCGGCGCGGTTGCCGTCGACATCTTCCGTTCGGGCCTGCATTCGGTTCCCGCAGGCCAAAAGGAGGCCGCCGCTTCGATCGGCCTGACGCCGTTTGCAGCCTTCCGGCTCATCGTTCTGCCGCAAGGCCTGCGTCTTTCACTTCCCTCCCTCGGCAACTATGCCGTCGGGCTCGTCAAGGATACTTCGCTCGTCGCTGCCATCGCCGCGCCGGAGGTGATGTTCAGCGCTCGGCAACTGGTGAACGAGACCTTCGAAACGGGCCTGATCTACGGGTGTACTGCGCTCGTCTATCTCGCCCTGACAACGGCTGTCGCCGGATCCCTATCCTTCGCCGAGCGCAAGCTGGAGACGCCATGA
- a CDS encoding type IV secretion system protein VirB3, which translates to MASAPNLEEETLFLACTRPAMIAGVTMEAMGINIMLTTVLYITAGSIAYALFGVVFHLVFRALVKHDHNMFRILLAWIETRGRSRNASYWGGATLSPLRLARRYDERDLSLA; encoded by the coding sequence ATGGCGAGCGCTCCAAACCTTGAGGAAGAGACGCTGTTCCTGGCCTGCACGCGTCCGGCGATGATTGCCGGCGTGACCATGGAGGCGATGGGCATCAACATCATGCTGACGACGGTGCTCTATATCACCGCCGGATCGATTGCCTACGCACTGTTCGGCGTCGTCTTCCATCTCGTGTTCCGGGCGCTCGTCAAGCATGACCATAACATGTTCCGCATCCTGCTTGCCTGGATCGAGACCCGCGGCCGTTCACGCAACGCCTCCTATTGGGGCGGCGCGACACTCTCGCCGCTAAGGCTTGCCAGACGCTACGACGAGAGGGACCTAAGCCTTGCCTAG
- a CDS encoding VirB4 family type IV secretion/conjugal transfer ATPase — MPSIATLRFRELGPETFIPYVRHVDETTITLDSRGLMTVLALEGVSFETADVLDLNGMHRGLNTLYRNIADERLALWTHVIRRRDNDYPEGHFANRFSDGLNSKYRERMVREDLFRNDLYLTLVWYPSRDPIEKAASLLSRLRKARRCGIELDETALKHLRDKVVDITAGLQRFAPRVLSLYDEDGILFSEPSEFLHQLVGGRREPVPLTEGRISSAIYSDRVIFGRETIEIRHEAETRYAGIFGFKEYPATTRSGMLDGILTAPFELILTQSFAFASKADARTIMGRKQNQMVSAGDKAASQIEELGEAMDDLESNRFVIGEHHLGLTVFAPSVKELTDHMAKARADLTGGGAVVAREDLGLEATWWAQLPGNLRYRARSGAITSRNFAALSPYHSYPTGQKDGNEWGPAVAMLKTASGSPFYFNFHHSDLGNTFVCGPSGAGKTVLLNFMLSQLDKHDPHMVFFDKDRGADLFVRAAGGTYLPLRNGVATGCAPLKALDLTAENKVFLTGWIGKLVGAATRELTVTELHDIASAVDGLADLAVERRSIGALRTFLNNTDPEGIASRLRRWERGGPLGWVFDNDADDIGIDAKFIGYDMTDFLDNEEIRTPLMAYLFFRIEQLIDGRRIIIVIDEFWKALQDEGFRDLAQNKLKTIRKQNGLMLFATQSPRDAIVSPIAHTIIEQCPTQIFLPNPRGDRADYVDGFKLTEREFELISRELSIESRCFIVKQGHNSVVAELNLNGFDDELAILSGRTANVELADAIRSELGEAHEDWLAVFQERRRTS; from the coding sequence TTGCCTAGCATCGCCACACTTCGGTTCCGTGAGCTCGGGCCGGAGACCTTCATCCCCTATGTGCGTCACGTCGACGAGACGACCATCACGCTCGATTCCCGCGGGCTCATGACCGTGCTTGCGCTTGAAGGCGTTTCCTTTGAAACAGCCGATGTTCTCGACCTAAACGGCATGCATCGCGGCCTGAACACGCTCTACCGCAATATTGCCGACGAGCGGCTGGCGCTCTGGACGCATGTCATTCGCCGGCGTGACAATGACTACCCCGAAGGACACTTTGCCAATCGCTTTTCCGACGGCCTCAATAGCAAATACCGCGAGCGGATGGTGCGCGAAGACCTCTTCCGCAATGACCTCTATCTCACGCTTGTCTGGTACCCCAGCCGTGACCCCATTGAGAAGGCGGCCAGTCTTCTCTCCCGGCTGCGTAAAGCGCGCCGATGCGGCATTGAGCTGGACGAAACGGCACTCAAGCATCTGCGTGACAAGGTGGTTGACATCACCGCAGGGCTTCAGCGCTTCGCACCCCGGGTCTTGTCCCTCTACGACGAGGACGGAATCCTGTTCTCCGAGCCGAGCGAGTTTCTGCACCAGCTCGTCGGGGGGCGCCGGGAGCCCGTACCCCTGACGGAGGGGCGTATCTCGTCGGCGATCTATTCGGATCGGGTGATCTTCGGCCGGGAAACGATCGAGATTCGCCACGAGGCCGAAACCCGGTACGCCGGCATATTCGGCTTCAAGGAATATCCGGCAACGACACGTAGCGGCATGCTCGATGGCATCCTGACCGCGCCCTTCGAACTCATCCTGACGCAGTCCTTTGCCTTTGCGTCGAAGGCTGATGCACGCACGATCATGGGCCGCAAGCAGAACCAGATGGTCAGCGCCGGTGACAAGGCCGCCTCTCAGATCGAGGAGCTCGGCGAGGCGATGGATGATCTGGAATCCAATCGTTTCGTCATAGGCGAACATCATCTTGGCCTTACGGTCTTCGCGCCGTCCGTCAAGGAACTGACCGATCATATGGCGAAGGCACGCGCCGACCTCACCGGTGGCGGTGCGGTCGTCGCACGCGAGGATCTCGGGCTCGAAGCTACCTGGTGGGCGCAACTGCCAGGCAATCTCCGATATCGGGCGCGCTCGGGGGCGATCACCTCGCGCAACTTCGCAGCGCTTTCACCCTATCACTCCTACCCGACCGGCCAGAAGGACGGCAATGAATGGGGACCGGCGGTCGCCATGCTGAAAACCGCTTCCGGCTCTCCGTTTTATTTCAATTTCCATCACAGCGATCTCGGCAATACCTTCGTCTGTGGCCCATCGGGCGCCGGCAAAACGGTATTGCTGAACTTCATGCTCTCACAGCTCGACAAGCATGATCCCCATATGGTGTTTTTTGACAAGGACAGGGGTGCCGACCTGTTCGTTCGCGCTGCCGGAGGCACCTATCTTCCGCTCAGGAACGGTGTCGCGACTGGCTGCGCGCCGCTGAAAGCGCTCGACCTGACGGCCGAAAACAAGGTCTTCCTCACGGGCTGGATCGGTAAGCTGGTCGGAGCGGCGACGCGGGAACTGACTGTCACTGAGCTGCACGACATTGCCTCGGCTGTCGACGGTCTGGCAGACCTTGCTGTCGAGCGCCGGTCGATCGGCGCCTTGCGCACCTTCCTCAACAATACCGACCCCGAAGGTATCGCCTCACGGCTCAGACGGTGGGAGCGGGGAGGGCCACTCGGCTGGGTCTTCGACAATGATGCGGACGACATCGGGATTGACGCCAAATTCATCGGCTACGACATGACCGATTTCCTCGATAACGAGGAAATCCGCACGCCGTTGATGGCCTACTTGTTCTTCCGCATTGAGCAGCTGATCGATGGGCGGCGTATCATCATCGTCATCGACGAGTTCTGGAAGGCGCTGCAGGATGAGGGTTTCCGCGATCTCGCCCAGAACAAGCTGAAGACGATCCGCAAACAGAACGGCCTTATGCTGTTTGCGACCCAAAGTCCGCGCGACGCGATCGTCTCTCCGATCGCCCACACGATCATCGAGCAGTGCCCGACACAGATCTTCCTGCCGAATCCACGCGGCGACCGCGCCGACTATGTTGACGGTTTCAAACTGACGGAACGCGAATTCGAACTGATCTCCCGGGAGCTATCCATCGAAAGCCGATGCTTTATCGTCAAGCAGGGCCACAACAGCGTCGTCGCCGAACTGAACCTCAACGGCTTCGACGACGAGCTCGCCATATTGTCCGGGCGGACGGCGAATGTGGAGCTCGCAGACGCCATCCGATCGGAACTGGGAGAGGCGCATGAGGACTGGCTCGCCGTGTTTCAGGAAAGAAGGAGGACATCATGA
- the virB5 gene encoding P-type DNA transfer protein VirB5, which translates to MIRIGRIRLFLATFLISVGLASAQGIPVIDQTVIAKQIESITQLKSQLDALNQQLQQAQQLYGSLNKITNMADVASLLNDPSIRKALPQDFNAIEGLFKGTGTGVFGSSASEFLEDNSTYRTNANDFYAQELSRIQSQNAGQMSLGQQIYDAATKRIDGIDQLRQQISGAADAKDIADLQARLQAETAFLQTDVLRMQGLQMVQQAQGQVDDQRKAEDWRKRMDTMGAALK; encoded by the coding sequence ATGATCCGCATAGGCAGGATACGGCTCTTTCTGGCAACCTTTTTGATATCGGTCGGCTTGGCATCTGCTCAGGGCATCCCGGTTATCGATCAGACGGTGATTGCCAAGCAGATCGAGAGCATCACGCAGCTCAAGTCTCAACTCGACGCCTTGAACCAGCAGCTCCAGCAGGCCCAGCAACTCTACGGCTCGCTGAACAAGATCACCAACATGGCCGATGTAGCCAGCCTGCTGAACGATCCTTCGATCCGCAAGGCGCTCCCACAGGACTTCAACGCCATCGAAGGACTGTTCAAGGGCACCGGCACCGGCGTGTTCGGCAGCTCCGCTTCAGAATTCCTTGAGGACAATTCGACCTACCGCACTAATGCGAACGATTTCTACGCGCAGGAGCTTTCGCGCATCCAGAGCCAGAATGCCGGTCAGATGAGCCTCGGCCAGCAGATCTATGATGCCGCTACCAAGCGCATCGACGGCATCGATCAGCTTCGCCAGCAGATTTCAGGCGCCGCGGATGCCAAGGATATCGCCGATCTGCAGGCCCGCCTGCAGGCCGAAACCGCCTTCCTGCAGACCGACGTTCTGCGCATGCAGGGCCTGCAGATGGTGCAGCAAGCCCAAGGGCAGGTCGACGACCAGCGCAAGGCCGAGGACTGGCGCAAGCGAATGGACACGATGGGAGCGGCGCTCAAATGA
- a CDS encoding MarR family transcriptional regulator, which yields MTRALKTQWHNLAFSGLILHEILDHPLEDETPQARLKEIGMMTILYTMTLANQRLTLSNIIEVTALTRSGAKETVNLLVERGMLKETIVKNSLGRGTARQFEISEELLKKLSSFES from the coding sequence ATGACAAGAGCGCTCAAGACCCAATGGCACAACCTTGCCTTCTCTGGGCTCATCCTTCACGAGATCCTCGATCACCCGCTCGAGGATGAGACGCCACAGGCGCGGCTGAAGGAGATCGGGATGATGACGATTCTCTACACGATGACTCTGGCAAACCAGAGGCTAACTCTTTCAAATATAATAGAAGTTACGGCGCTTACCCGAAGCGGTGCCAAGGAGACCGTCAACCTCCTCGTTGAGCGCGGAATGTTGAAAGAGACGATCGTCAAGAACTCTCTCGGCCGGGGCACAGCGCGCCAATTTGAGATTTCGGAGGAGCTTCTGAAGAAGCTGAGCTCATTTGAGAGCTGA
- a CDS encoding EexN family lipoprotein, with protein sequence MRWIVSTAAVFLLSACSPEKENVYTVDELTADEVQLAKIIGECRNNSGELHNTPNCGNAEAPDGKPRLERMRKSLGG encoded by the coding sequence ATGAGGTGGATCGTTTCTACTGCGGCGGTGTTTCTTCTGTCGGCTTGCTCCCCGGAGAAGGAAAATGTCTATACCGTCGATGAGTTGACCGCCGACGAGGTTCAGCTCGCCAAGATCATCGGCGAATGCCGCAACAATTCCGGCGAATTGCACAACACGCCCAACTGCGGCAATGCCGAGGCCCCCGACGGTAAGCCGCGTCTCGAGCGCATGCGCAAGTCGCTTGGAGGCTGA
- a CDS encoding type IV secretion system protein VirB1, which produces MAATFVDIAQICAPLVQVETLAGVVSLESKFHPFAIRTNSGAPLPAQPASKAEAIELATSLIADHQDIQIGLGGISVEELRKLNLSVSDAFDSCRNLKATATLLNGYYRLALRVGVDPAQAENVMLQSYYGRDDPTVGAMVKYDEQVRGEAKRLSPKLAALTIAEPDDRAASADQPPDQMAQPQRSLPRQISQTEETASWDVFNSRHRSSILIFQNDRSEQSE; this is translated from the coding sequence ATGGCTGCAACATTCGTCGACATCGCGCAAATCTGCGCGCCGCTGGTCCAGGTGGAGACACTGGCCGGCGTCGTAAGCCTCGAGAGCAAGTTTCATCCCTTTGCCATTCGCACCAATAGCGGCGCGCCGCTGCCTGCGCAGCCTGCCAGCAAGGCTGAGGCGATTGAGTTGGCGACATCTTTGATCGCCGATCACCAGGATATCCAGATTGGACTTGGCGGTATCAGCGTGGAGGAGCTCCGGAAACTGAATCTTTCCGTTTCGGACGCCTTTGACTCGTGCCGGAACCTGAAAGCGACGGCGACTCTTCTCAACGGCTACTATCGCCTCGCCTTGCGGGTCGGAGTAGATCCGGCGCAGGCCGAGAACGTGATGCTGCAGTCCTACTATGGACGCGACGATCCGACCGTTGGTGCGATGGTCAAATACGACGAGCAGGTGCGCGGGGAGGCGAAGCGGCTTTCCCCGAAGCTTGCGGCGCTCACCATCGCCGAACCAGATGATCGGGCCGCGTCTGCCGACCAGCCACCGGATCAAATGGCGCAGCCACAGCGGTCGCTCCCAAGACAGATCTCCCAAACCGAAGAAACCGCATCCTGGGATGTGTTCAATTCCAGACACCGGTCTTCAATCCTCATTTTCCAGAATGACCGATCGGAGCAGAGTGAATGA
- a CDS encoding amino acid ABC transporter permease, whose protein sequence is MMFFDTILANIGDWLPRMLTSLRTTLVLTVGAFCLAFMLALLLEYLRSRRLRAARLAARLYIALARGVPILVILYLIYFALPGAGMTLSSQLSAVIGLALVYAAYLAEVFRAGLDAVPAGQREAALSSGLTPIQTFRLILLPQAVRHTIAPLVINLVSLLKDSSIAALIAVPELTLVSREIMSESFLPLQVFTLTAVLYFLLAWPASLVARAIEQRLRYPSARTSSSKSLNQLKEAQASA, encoded by the coding sequence ATGATGTTCTTCGATACTATCCTTGCCAATATTGGCGACTGGCTGCCGCGCATGCTCACCAGCCTGCGCACGACGCTCGTCCTGACCGTGGGCGCCTTCTGCCTGGCGTTCATGCTGGCGCTGCTGCTTGAATATCTCCGCTCTCGCCGGCTGCGGGCGGCCCGTCTGGCAGCGCGTCTCTACATCGCGCTAGCGCGCGGGGTGCCGATCCTCGTCATTCTCTATCTCATCTACTTCGCGCTGCCCGGCGCAGGCATGACGTTGTCGTCGCAGCTCTCCGCAGTGATCGGCCTCGCCCTCGTCTATGCGGCTTATCTTGCGGAAGTATTCCGCGCCGGGCTCGATGCCGTACCGGCGGGGCAGCGCGAAGCCGCACTTTCGAGTGGATTGACACCCATTCAGACATTCCGTCTGATCCTGCTGCCGCAGGCGGTGCGCCACACGATCGCTCCACTCGTGATCAACCTGGTGTCGCTGTTGAAGGACAGTTCAATCGCCGCATTGATCGCCGTTCCCGAACTGACGCTGGTATCGCGGGAAATCATGTCGGAAAGCTTCCTGCCTCTGCAGGTCTTTACGCTGACAGCAGTTCTCTACTTCCTTCTCGCCTGGCCTGCCTCGCTCGTCGCCCGCGCCATCGAGCAGCGCCTTCGATACCCGTCGGCACGGACTTCGTCGTCAAAATCCCTCAATCAACTGAAAGAAGCTCAGGCATCAGCCTGA
- a CDS encoding TrbC/VirB2 family protein translates to MISKASLRPIVASTLMAVASVACMVEPAFAQSAGIETVLQNIVTMLTGNIAKLLAVIAVIIICIAWMFGYMDLRRAGFWIIGIGGIFGATELVNTIVGG, encoded by the coding sequence ATGATCTCCAAAGCCAGCCTTCGCCCCATTGTCGCCTCCACGCTCATGGCGGTTGCGAGCGTTGCATGCATGGTTGAACCGGCCTTTGCCCAGTCGGCAGGCATCGAGACCGTGCTGCAGAACATCGTCACCATGCTCACCGGCAACATCGCAAAATTGCTGGCGGTCATCGCCGTGATCATCATCTGCATCGCCTGGATGTTCGGCTATATGGATCTTCGTCGCGCCGGCTTCTGGATCATCGGTATCGGCGGCATCTTCGGCGCCACCGAGCTGGTCAACACCATCGTCGGGGGCTGA
- a CDS encoding transposase — MADEEIQTPQDGTVSEQASPKKTSRARNATAEKARAGTPKPAKPRTRGLSDQDKVEKIGKIEAQVAGGATLKDAVKSAGISDQTYYQWKKAAAQLVTETPAVSVSVDDELSEFIQLEEENRRLRKLLSEKLRAENADLRKRLGMS; from the coding sequence ATGGCTGACGAAGAAATTCAGACCCCGCAGGACGGTACCGTTTCCGAGCAGGCTTCTCCGAAAAAGACTTCAAGAGCAAGGAACGCAACGGCAGAAAAAGCCCGTGCGGGCACGCCCAAACCGGCAAAGCCCAGAACCCGCGGGCTCAGCGATCAGGACAAGGTGGAAAAGATCGGCAAGATCGAAGCTCAGGTCGCTGGCGGGGCAACGCTGAAGGACGCCGTTAAGAGTGCCGGGATTTCAGATCAGACCTACTATCAGTGGAAGAAAGCTGCCGCTCAACTTGTCACTGAGACACCGGCCGTGTCTGTTTCGGTCGACGATGAACTCTCTGAGTTCATCCAGCTCGAGGAAGAAAACCGGCGGCTGAGAAAACTGCTCTCCGAGAAGCTGCGTGCGGAAAACGCTGATCTACGCAAAAGACTTGGTATGAGCTAG